Proteins found in one Syntrophales bacterium genomic segment:
- the msbA gene encoding lipid A export permease/ATP-binding protein MsbA, whose translation MDIFKRLLRLAKPHLYKFFIAMLCMLVVGATTSALAFLVKPALDEIFLKKNATMLKWIPLGVILIYIVKGGCSYLQTILMNFIGQRVVTDLRADLYRKIQLQSLSFFTRNPTGTLMSRITNDVGYVQGAVSEAVTSLFKDSFTLVSLVFVIFYRDWQLALIAMCIFPLAVYPIAKFGQRMRQVATKMQITLGSLTTLLQEAISGARIVKAFGMEEYENKRFSVENERLFRMNLKAVSVNAISSPFMEFLGGIGIAAIVFYGGYQVIHGNSTPGTFFSFLTALIMLYEPVKHLTSVNNTIQQGIAGAERVFGLIDLEEEIKDRPAAKPLPRISRNIEIRDVSFRYEDAYVLKNINITIQAGEVVAFVGMSGGGKTTLVNLIPRFYDVASGEIAIDGIDIRDATIESLRGQIAIVTQQTILFNDTVRNNIAYGDIVKTEEQIVAAAQAANAHDFIMRLPEGYDTLIGEQGTKLSGGERQRISIARALLKDAPILILDEATSSLDSEAEIEVQSALDNLMQGRTTLVIAHRLSTIRNADRIFVLVNGMIKEEGTHEHLLACEGEYCRLYNMQFREK comes from the coding sequence TTGGACATATTCAAAAGACTTCTGAGGCTGGCCAAACCGCATCTTTACAAATTTTTCATCGCGATGCTCTGCATGCTTGTCGTCGGCGCGACCACATCCGCGCTCGCTTTTCTGGTAAAACCGGCGCTCGATGAGATATTTCTTAAGAAAAACGCGACGATGCTCAAATGGATACCGCTGGGGGTGATCCTGATATACATCGTCAAGGGGGGCTGCAGCTACCTGCAGACGATTCTCATGAATTTCATCGGCCAGCGGGTTGTCACCGACCTGCGGGCCGACCTCTACCGGAAGATTCAGCTCCAGTCGCTTTCTTTTTTCACCAGAAACCCAACAGGCACCCTCATGTCCCGGATCACCAACGACGTGGGGTACGTCCAGGGGGCGGTTTCGGAGGCGGTCACCTCGCTGTTCAAGGATTCCTTCACCCTCGTCAGCCTTGTTTTCGTCATCTTCTATCGGGACTGGCAACTGGCCCTCATTGCGATGTGCATCTTTCCGCTTGCCGTCTATCCCATCGCCAAGTTCGGACAGAGGATGCGGCAGGTCGCCACGAAGATGCAGATCACCCTCGGGAGCCTGACCACGCTTTTGCAGGAGGCCATCTCCGGCGCCCGGATCGTCAAGGCCTTCGGCATGGAAGAATATGAAAACAAACGCTTTTCCGTGGAAAATGAACGCCTCTTCCGCATGAACCTGAAGGCGGTTTCGGTGAACGCCATCTCCAGCCCCTTCATGGAATTCCTCGGCGGCATCGGGATCGCGGCCATTGTTTTTTACGGCGGCTACCAGGTGATCCACGGCAATTCGACGCCGGGGACCTTCTTTTCGTTTCTGACCGCGCTCATCATGCTCTACGAACCGGTAAAACATCTGACCAGCGTCAACAACACGATCCAGCAGGGAATCGCCGGGGCCGAGCGGGTCTTCGGGCTCATCGATCTCGAAGAGGAGATCAAGGATCGCCCTGCCGCCAAGCCCCTGCCCCGGATTTCCCGCAATATCGAGATTCGGGATGTCAGTTTTCGCTATGAGGATGCGTATGTTCTGAAAAACATCAATATAACGATCCAGGCTGGCGAGGTAGTCGCCTTTGTCGGGATGAGCGGCGGGGGAAAAACAACGCTGGTCAATCTTATCCCCCGCTTCTACGACGTCGCCTCCGGGGAGATTGCCATCGACGGCATTGACATCCGCGATGCGACGATCGAATCCCTCCGGGGCCAGATTGCCATTGTTACCCAGCAGACTATCCTCTTTAACGATACCGTGCGCAACAACATAGCCTACGGGGACATCGTCAAAACGGAAGAGCAGATCGTTGCCGCAGCCCAGGCCGCCAATGCCCACGACTTCATCATGCGTCTCCCAGAGGGATACGACACGCTGATCGGCGAACAGGGAACCAAGCTCTCCGGCGGCGAACGCCAGCGGATATCCATTGCCCGCGCCCTTCTGAAAGACGCCCCGATCCTGATCCTGGACGAAGCAACCTCCTCCCTTGACTCCGAAGCGGAGATCGAGGTTCAGTCAGCGCTCGACAACCTGATGCAGGGTAGAACGACGCTCGTCATCGCCCATCGCCTCTCCACAATCAGAAACGCCGACCGGATCTTCGTTCTTGTCAATGGCATGATCAAGGAAGAGGGAACCCACGAGCACCTTCTGGCCTGCGAGGGGGAATACTGCCGCCTTTACAACATGCAGTTCCGGGAAAAATAG